One Clupea harengus chromosome 12, Ch_v2.0.2, whole genome shotgun sequence DNA segment encodes these proteins:
- the klhl8 gene encoding kelch-like protein 8, with protein MAPGDVVTEQSKQQRLKEKRPARRPEAECEVDGTFVFQAQEAWKDFHNSLRQFYEAGELCDVTLKVGSRMIACHKLVLACVIPYFRAMFLSEMAEAKQDLIEIRDFDGEAIQDLVSFAYSSRLTLTVDNVQPLLYAACILQVELVARACCEYMKAHFHPSNCLAVRTFAESHHRVDLMAMADRYACEHFSQVVDSDDFPAVSPQHLRTLLGSPDLNIHSETQVYQAAIKWLKANPQHHEDWLDQIMSQVRLPLLPVEFLTTTVAREEMIKSSLSCRDLLDEARNYHLHLSNKSVPDFEYSIRTTPRKHTAGVLFCVGGRGGSGDPFRSIECYNISKNSWFFGPEMNSRRRHVGVISVGGKVYAVGGHDGSEHLGSMEMFDPLTNKWTMKASMNIKRRGIALAALGGPIYAIGGLDDNSCYSDVERYDIEADRWSTVAAMNTPRGGVGSVALGSHVYAVGGNDGIASLSSVERFNPHLNKWTHVQEMGQRRAGNGVSELNGCLYVVGGFDDNSPLSSVERFDPRTTRWEYVAELTTPRGGVGVATVMGRVYAVGGHNGNIYLNTVEAYEPRMNRWELVGSVSHCRAGAGVAVCSSHISQIRDVGQGSSNVVDCM; from the exons ATGGCTCCAGGCGACGTGGTAACGGAGCAGAGCAAGCAACAGCGGCTAAAGGAGAAACGACCAGCGCGGCGCCCGGAGGCCGAGTGCGAGGTCGACGGCACCTTCGTCTTTCAGGCCCAGGAGGCTTGGAAGGACTTCCACAACTCACTGCGGCAGTTTTACGAGGCAGGCGAGCTCTGTGACGTCACGCTGAAG GTGGGCAGCCGGATGATCGCGTGTCACAAGCTGGTGCTCGCGTGCGTCATCCCCTACTTCCGTGCCATGTTCCTGTCGGAAATGGCAGAGGCCAAACAGGACCTGATCGAGATTCGCGACTTTGACGGCGAGGCCATCCAGGACCTGGTGAGCTTTGCGTACTCGTCGCGCCTCACGCTGACCGTGGACAACGTGCAGCCGCTGCTCTACGCCGCCTGCATCCTCCAGGTGGAGCTGGTGGCGCGGGCCTGCTGTGAGTACATGAAGGCCCACTTCCACCCCTCTAACTGTCTGGCCGTGCGCACCTTCGCCGAGAGCCACCACCGCGTGGACCTGATGGCCATGGCCGACCGCTACGCCTGCGAGCACTTTAGCCAGGTGGTGGACAGCGACGACTTCCCGGCCGTCTCGCCCCAGCACCTGCGCACGCTGCTGGGCTCGCCCGACCTCAACATCCACTCGGAGACGCAGGTCTACCAGGCGGCCATCAAGTGGCTCAAGGCCAACCCGCAGCACCACGAGGACTGGCTGGACCAGATCATGTCTCAG GTGCGTCTTCCCCTGCTGCCAGTGGAATTTCTGACGACTACGGTGGCCCGAGAGGAGATGATCAAGAGCAGCCTCAGCTGCCGGGACCTGCTGGACGAAGCGCGCAATTATCACCTGCACCTCAGCAACAAGAGTGTGCCCGACTTTGAGTACTCAATCCGCACAACGCCCCgcaaacacacagcag GTGTGCTGTTTTGTGTTGGTGGCAGAGGCGGTTCTGGAGACCCGTTCCGCAGCATTGAGTGCTACAACATCAGCAAGAACAGCTGGTTCTTTGGTCCCGAGATGAACAGCAGACGGCGCCACGTAGGAGTCATATCAGTCGGAG GGAAGGTCTATGCGGTTGGCGGCCATGATGGAAGTGAGCATCTGGGCAGCATGGAGATGTTTGACCCGCTGACTAACAAGTGGACGATGAAGGCCTCCATGAACATTAAGAG GAGGGGTATAGCCCTAGCAGCTCTGGGTGGCCCCATCTATGCCATTGGAGGTCTGGATGACAACTCCTGCTACAGCGACGTGGAGCGTTACGACATTGAGGCCGACCGCTGGAGCACCGTGGCCGCTATGAACACGCCCCGTGGCGGGGTGGGCTCTGTTGCCCTTGGG AGTCATGTGTATGCGGTGGGAGGGAATGATGGCATCGCGTCCTTGTCGAGTGTGGAACGTTTCAACCCTCATCTCAACAAGTGGACACATGTACAGGAGATGGGCCAGCGGCGGGCCGGCAACGGCGTCAGCGAGCTCAACGGGTGCCTCTACGTCGTCG GTGGTTTTGATGATAACTCCCCGTTAAGCTCAGTGGAGAGATTCGACCCCCGTACCACTCGCTGGGAATATGTTGCAGAGCTGACCACGCCCCGTGGTGGAGTGGGTGTGGCCACGGTGATGGGGCGTGTCTATGCCGTGGGTGGACACAACGGGAACATCTACCTGAACACAGTGGAAGCTTATGAGCCCCGCATGAACAG gtgggaGCTGGTGGGCTCCGTGTCTCACTGCAGGGCGGGGGCGGGCGTGGCTGTGTGCTCCTCCCACATCAGCCAGATCCGAGACGTGGGCCAGGGCTCCAGCAACGTGGTGGACTGCATGTGA
- the LOC116222767 gene encoding transmembrane protein 144-like — translation MAVQWLLVRVCAVAILMQVAASQVYDTSLNLHRWQGDLLVFKGSQRAESNTSQLTPNTTGTQLYIKGFISLGLSIIGFGSSLVPIKRTETGDGLFFQWVFCSAMWLESLPVHFIQGSPQTWLLSIVAGCLFGIGNLTTIAIIRTIGLGLGFLIWSTFCLLMGWASGRFGWFGLVPQDVASPVLNYIGTALATVSVLIVFFMKTEGSTEDEQAEDIEPLFQNETDKSHDNKLDSLVDECILVKSKEEPWEDKLSPLQRKIMGCSLATFAGVLYGCCYTPIIYVKNSAERNNTQFSGASQYDLDYIFPFMTGAFATTTVAFYVYCAVMKNRPHLPSKCVLPAFVSGSLQFGSQVAWFLSCYYLGSVITYAIGTAGPALVSLAWSVFCFREIKGIKNFVLLGVVLVTVLTGITLITVSKIK, via the exons ATGGCGGTTCAGTGGCTCCTCGTCCGAGTCTGTGCCGTGGCCATCCTGATGCAGGTGGCTGCTTCTCAGGTCTATGACACCAGCCTAAACCTCC acAGGTGGCAGGGGGATCTTCTGGTGTTCAAGGGCTCCCAGAGAGCTGAGTCAAACACATCACAGCTCACACCGAACACCACCGGCACACAGCTGTACATCAAAGGGTTCATATCTCTAGGCCTGTCTATCATCGGCTTTGGCAGCTCGCTCGTTCCAATCAAACGCACAGAGACAGGAGATG GCTTGTTCTTCCAGTGGGTTTTCTGCTCTGCCATGTGGCTTGAGTCTCTCCCAGTGCATTTCATTCAGGGCAGCCCACAAACATGGCTTCTCAGCATAGTGGCAGGATGTCTCTTTGGCAtag GCAACCTCACTACCATAGCAATTATAAGGACCATTGGACTGGGACTGGGATTCCTGATATGGTCAACATTTTGTCTCCTGATGGGCTGGGCTAGTGGCAG ATTCGGTTGGTTTGGACTCGTTCCACAGGATGTTGCAAGTCCTGTGTTGAATTACATCGGGACTGCTCTGGCAACAGTCAG TGTGCTGATTGTGTTCTTCATGAAAACGGAGGGAAGTACAGAGGATGAGCAAGCAGAGGATATAGAGCCCCTCTTTCAGAATGAGACTGACAAGAGTCATGACAACAAG CTGGACAGCCTAGTGGACGAGTGCATTCTGGTTAAGTCCAAAGAAGAGCCGTGGGAGGATAAACTCAGTCCCCTTCAGAGAAAGATCAT GGGCTGCTCTCTGGCTACATTTGCTGGTGTGCTCTATGGGTGTTGTTACACTCCAATCATCTATGTGAAAAACAGCGCagagagaaacaacacacaATTCAGTGGGGCCAGTCAATATG ATCTGGattacatttttccattcatgaCCGGTGCTTTTGCCACAACAACTGTTGCATTCTATGTGTACTGTGCAGTCATGAAGAACAGACCTCATCTTCCTTCAAAATGTGTTCTACCAG CTTTTGTCTCAGGATCCTTGCAGTTTGGAAGCCAAGTTGCCTGGTTTTTATCCTGTTATTATCTTGGAAGTGTTATAACATACGCCATTGGGACAGCT GGACCTGCTCTAGTGTCTTTGGCATGGAGTGTATTCTGCTTCCGAGAGATTAAG GGAATCAAGAACTTTGTACTACTTGGTGTCGTTTTGGTCACTGTTCTTACTGGTATTACATTAATCACAgtttcaaaaataaaatga